In one window of Nesterenkonia sandarakina DNA:
- the speB gene encoding agmatinase, giving the protein MSTHDAHADHPDTPATPESAEVPRSPVGPRDSSRTPRFAGAASFALLPLLDAVGTADIAVTGVPFDSGVSYRPGARFGPSHVRESSRLLRPYNPAQDIAPFAVQQVADAGDIVANPFDLDEAMEQVYQGAKQLLTRADRLAVIGGDHTIAYPLLRAAAEKHGPVAVLHADAHLDTWDTYFGVPLTHGTPFRRASEDGFIDLTASAHLGIRGPLYGKGDLTEDAALGFQITSSEFIEEHGVPAAITRLKERLAGKPVYISVDIDVLDPAHAPGTGTPEAGGLTSRELLRIIRSLSDQQIVGVDVVEVSPAYDHAQLTGIAAAHVLYELISAMGAEKARPAR; this is encoded by the coding sequence ATGAGCACCCACGACGCGCACGCAGATCACCCGGATACACCTGCAACCCCTGAGTCAGCAGAGGTCCCGCGGTCCCCGGTGGGGCCCCGGGACAGTTCCCGTACGCCGCGCTTCGCCGGGGCGGCGAGCTTCGCGCTGCTGCCGCTGCTGGACGCCGTGGGCACCGCAGACATCGCGGTCACCGGGGTGCCGTTCGACTCCGGGGTCAGCTACCGGCCCGGCGCCCGGTTCGGACCCTCCCATGTGCGGGAGTCTTCCCGGCTGCTGCGCCCGTACAACCCGGCTCAGGACATCGCGCCCTTCGCGGTGCAGCAGGTGGCCGACGCCGGGGACATCGTCGCGAACCCGTTCGACCTGGACGAGGCCATGGAGCAGGTCTATCAGGGCGCGAAGCAGCTGCTGACCCGGGCGGACCGGCTCGCGGTGATCGGCGGGGATCACACGATCGCGTACCCGCTGCTGCGCGCTGCGGCGGAGAAGCACGGGCCGGTGGCGGTGCTGCACGCCGACGCGCACCTGGACACCTGGGACACCTATTTCGGGGTGCCGCTGACCCACGGCACCCCGTTCCGGCGCGCCTCCGAGGATGGGTTCATCGATCTGACCGCGAGTGCGCATCTCGGGATCCGCGGACCGCTCTACGGCAAGGGCGATCTCACCGAGGACGCGGCGCTGGGCTTCCAGATCACCAGCAGCGAGTTCATCGAGGAACACGGGGTCCCCGCGGCGATCACCCGGCTCAAGGAGCGCCTGGCCGGGAAGCCGGTCTACATCTCGGTGGACATCGACGTGCTGGACCCGGCTCACGCCCCCGGAACCGGGACACCGGAGGCCGGGGGGCTCACCAGCCGGGAACTGCTGCGGATCATCCGCTCCCTGAGCGATCAGCAGATCGTCGGGGTCGACGTCGTGGAGGTCTCCCCCGCCTACGACCACGCCCAGCTGACCGGGATCGCGGCCGCGCACGTGCTCTACGAGCTGATCTCCGCCATGGGCGCCGAGAAGGCCCGGCCAGCGCGTTGA
- a CDS encoding phosphoenolpyruvate carboxykinase (GTP) produces the protein MVNTVATAPGANKASGSRTSDSAITADAPTTHPPLLSFVEEIAALTQPDRIHWVDGSEAEHRRLTDELVEAGTFTRLTSPDFPNSFAAFSDPADVARVESRTFICSENERDAGFTNNWVEPAQMRETLRGVFDGAMRGRTMYVIPFVMGHLDAEDPKFGVEITDSAYVVTSMRIMARIGTDVLHKIQELDAFFVPAVHSVGAPLESGQRDVPWPCNEEKYIVHYPETREIWSYGSGYGGNALLGKKCYALRIASVMARDEGWLAEHMLILKLTSPANRSYIIAGAFPSACGKTNLALIDPTLDGWKAETLGDDITWIRPGHDGEFRVINPESGYFGVAPGTGWHTNANAMRAIAKGNSVFTNCALTDDGGVWWEGMTQEPPAHLTDWRGEDWTPESDLPAAHPNARFCTPIDQTDMLAEEYFEPNGVKLDAILFGGRRKTTVPLVTQARDWNHGIFFGATLSSETTAAAEGAVGNVRRDPMAMLPFIGYDAGDYLKHWVEVSDEADQAKLPEIFLVNWFRKGRDGKIAWPGFSENSRVLKWVTERLEGGGKAVETPIGFTPTMDGLDLSGLEISPEALTDSITVHRDEWITELEGIDEWFAQFGDSLPESIAAQSEELRRRLTP, from the coding sequence ATGGTCAACACCGTTGCAACGGCGCCCGGTGCGAATAAGGCCAGTGGATCGAGGACCTCGGATTCCGCGATCACTGCTGATGCTCCCACGACACACCCCCCGCTGCTGAGCTTCGTCGAGGAGATCGCAGCCCTGACCCAGCCAGACCGGATCCACTGGGTGGATGGATCCGAGGCGGAGCACCGCAGACTCACCGACGAACTCGTCGAGGCGGGCACATTCACCCGACTCACCAGCCCCGACTTCCCGAACTCCTTCGCCGCGTTCTCCGACCCGGCCGATGTGGCCCGGGTGGAGTCGCGCACCTTCATCTGCTCCGAGAACGAGCGCGATGCCGGCTTCACCAACAACTGGGTCGAGCCGGCGCAGATGCGCGAGACCCTGCGCGGGGTCTTCGACGGCGCCATGCGCGGGCGCACCATGTACGTGATCCCCTTCGTGATGGGCCACCTCGACGCGGAGGACCCCAAATTCGGCGTGGAGATCACCGACTCCGCCTATGTGGTCACCAGTATGCGCATCATGGCCCGGATCGGCACCGATGTGCTGCACAAGATTCAGGAGCTGGACGCGTTCTTCGTCCCCGCGGTGCACTCGGTCGGCGCGCCCCTGGAGTCAGGGCAGCGCGATGTCCCCTGGCCGTGCAACGAGGAGAAGTACATCGTGCACTACCCGGAGACCCGAGAGATCTGGTCCTACGGCTCCGGCTACGGCGGCAACGCCCTGCTGGGGAAGAAGTGCTACGCCCTGCGCATCGCTTCGGTGATGGCCCGGGACGAGGGCTGGCTGGCCGAGCACATGCTCATCCTCAAGCTCACCAGCCCCGCGAACCGCAGCTACATCATCGCCGGCGCCTTCCCCTCGGCCTGCGGGAAGACGAACCTCGCGCTGATCGACCCCACCCTGGATGGGTGGAAGGCCGAGACCCTCGGTGATGACATCACCTGGATCCGGCCCGGGCACGACGGCGAGTTCCGGGTCATCAACCCGGAGTCCGGCTACTTCGGCGTCGCCCCGGGCACCGGCTGGCACACCAACGCCAATGCCATGCGAGCCATCGCCAAGGGCAACTCCGTGTTCACCAACTGCGCGCTCACCGACGACGGCGGGGTCTGGTGGGAGGGCATGACCCAGGAGCCCCCGGCGCACCTGACCGACTGGCGCGGTGAGGACTGGACTCCGGAGTCCGATCTGCCCGCGGCGCACCCCAACGCCCGGTTCTGCACCCCGATCGATCAGACCGACATGCTCGCCGAGGAGTACTTCGAGCCCAACGGGGTGAAGCTGGATGCGATCCTCTTCGGCGGCCGGCGCAAGACCACCGTCCCGCTGGTCACCCAGGCCCGTGACTGGAACCACGGGATCTTCTTCGGCGCCACGCTCTCCTCGGAGACCACCGCGGCGGCCGAGGGGGCGGTGGGCAATGTGCGCCGTGACCCGATGGCGATGCTGCCGTTCATCGGCTACGACGCCGGGGACTACCTCAAGCACTGGGTGGAGGTCTCCGATGAGGCCGATCAGGCGAAGCTGCCGGAGATCTTCCTGGTGAACTGGTTCCGCAAGGGTCGCGACGGGAAGATCGCCTGGCCCGGGTTCTCCGAGAACTCTCGGGTGCTCAAGTGGGTCACCGAACGCCTGGAGGGCGGCGGGAAGGCCGTGGAGACCCCGATCGGTTTCACCCCCACGATGGACGGCCTGGACCTCTCCGGGCTGGAGATCTCTCCCGAGGCGCTGACCGATTCGATCACCGTGCACCGCGACGAGTGGATCACCGAACTGGAGGGCATCGATGAATGGTTCGCCCAGTTCGGCGATTCCCTGCCGGAGTCCATCGCGGCCCAGAGCGAAGAGCTGCGACGTCGTCTGACCCCCTGA
- a CDS encoding DUF4389 domain-containing protein: MSQTSPPSAHRDSPTSPKMRPGQWVLLILGVLLGNLGVTLLLGALLRALLPEPDEWRVMKHQEASDWGMQQATDAWERLQDLAPTLAIIGSIALLIGVAGVLLGAAGLGRDIDPQRLAAASDAPGAPGASTAPGPQGSPAGPAPAVVGYPVRLIGLLDSPPSRALWLVKWLLAIPHYLVLALLWSALVVTTFAAGLVILFTGRYPRAWFCFSVGVLRWSWRVGFYGYAALATDRYPPFTLAPADYPADLSIAYPQRLSHGLVLVKSWLLAIPHLLLIGIFTSPSGTGWQGSWEKAGNTTGGGGGFSLLGLLLLITAVILLFTRRYFTGIFDLVMGLNRWVNRVGAYVLLMRDEYPPFRLDQGPEETDRARLPGHEPSEQRPGTSPATWSDWV, from the coding sequence ATGTCACAGACCTCTCCACCCAGCGCGCACCGGGACTCCCCCACCTCCCCCAAGATGAGACCGGGACAGTGGGTCCTGTTGATCCTCGGTGTGCTGCTCGGCAACCTCGGGGTCACACTCCTGCTCGGCGCCCTGCTCAGGGCCCTGCTTCCGGAACCCGATGAATGGCGGGTCATGAAGCACCAGGAGGCGTCCGACTGGGGTATGCAGCAGGCCACCGACGCCTGGGAACGGCTGCAGGACCTGGCACCCACGCTGGCGATCATCGGGTCGATCGCATTGCTGATCGGCGTGGCCGGGGTGCTGCTCGGCGCGGCCGGACTCGGACGTGACATCGACCCGCAGCGGCTCGCCGCGGCATCGGATGCTCCCGGCGCACCGGGGGCATCCACTGCGCCCGGCCCCCAGGGCTCCCCCGCGGGCCCGGCCCCCGCCGTCGTCGGCTATCCGGTGCGGCTGATCGGGCTCCTCGACTCCCCGCCCTCCCGTGCGCTCTGGCTGGTGAAATGGCTGTTGGCGATCCCGCACTACCTGGTGCTGGCGCTGCTGTGGTCCGCGCTGGTGGTGACCACCTTCGCAGCGGGGCTGGTGATCCTGTTCACCGGCCGCTACCCGCGGGCATGGTTCTGCTTCAGCGTGGGGGTGCTGCGCTGGTCCTGGCGCGTCGGGTTCTACGGCTACGCCGCACTGGCCACGGACCGGTATCCCCCGTTCACCTTGGCCCCTGCGGACTATCCCGCGGATCTGAGCATCGCCTATCCGCAGCGGCTCTCCCACGGACTGGTGCTGGTGAAGTCCTGGCTGTTGGCGATTCCACACCTGCTGCTGATCGGGATCTTCACCAGCCCCTCTGGCACCGGGTGGCAGGGCAGCTGGGAGAAGGCCGGCAACACCACGGGCGGCGGCGGGGGCTTCTCGCTGCTGGGCCTGCTGCTGCTGATCACCGCGGTCATCCTGCTCTTCACCCGGCGCTACTTCACCGGGATCTTCGACCTGGTGATGGGGCTGAACCGGTGGGTCAACCGGGTCGGCGCCTATGTGCTGCTGATGCGAGACGAGTACCCGCCGTTCCGGCTGGATCAGGGACCCGAGGAAACCGACCGGGCCCGCCTGCCTGGTCACGAACCCTCCGAGCAACGCCCCGGGACCAGTCCTGCCACCTGGTCGGACTGGGTGTAG
- a CDS encoding zinc-dependent alcohol dehydrogenase family protein: MRAWCASSISSTLERAEIPVPTPEPDELLLRVEACGVCRTDLHVIDHDLPPHRADVVPGHQIIGIVEARGAAVRRIELGERLGAAWLRRTCGSCRWCRAGRENLCPDSLYTGWDADGGFADYVTVPAGFAYPLGERVEPVQTAPLLCAGIIGYRALSRSMLPPGGRLGIYGFGSSGHLTAQLALAAGARVCVMTRGEPNRRLARRLDVEFVGDAFADPPAPLDAAIIFAPAGDLVPAALQATRRGGTVTIAGIHMSDLPSMQYQGSLFYERDLRSVTANTRADGAAFLGLAERLGIHAQVTPYRFQDLPVALEDLRRGRASGSLVLTF, translated from the coding sequence ATGAGAGCATGGTGCGCCAGTTCGATCAGCTCCACGCTGGAACGAGCCGAGATTCCGGTTCCGACCCCGGAGCCCGATGAGCTGCTGCTGCGCGTGGAGGCCTGCGGGGTGTGCCGGACCGATCTGCATGTGATCGATCACGACCTGCCACCGCACCGGGCCGATGTGGTGCCGGGGCACCAGATCATCGGGATCGTGGAGGCTCGCGGAGCGGCGGTACGACGCATCGAGCTCGGGGAGCGCCTCGGCGCCGCCTGGCTCAGACGCACCTGCGGCAGCTGCCGCTGGTGCCGGGCCGGCCGCGAGAACCTCTGTCCGGACTCCCTCTATACCGGGTGGGACGCCGACGGCGGCTTCGCCGACTACGTCACGGTCCCGGCCGGATTCGCCTACCCGCTGGGAGAGCGCGTGGAACCGGTGCAGACGGCTCCGCTGCTCTGCGCCGGGATCATCGGCTACCGGGCGCTGAGCCGCAGCATGCTGCCACCCGGGGGCAGGCTGGGCATCTACGGCTTCGGCTCCAGCGGGCATCTGACCGCGCAGCTCGCCCTGGCCGCCGGGGCCCGCGTCTGCGTGATGACCCGCGGGGAGCCGAATCGCAGACTTGCTCGGCGGCTCGACGTCGAGTTTGTCGGTGACGCCTTTGCGGATCCTCCGGCACCGCTGGACGCGGCGATCATCTTCGCACCCGCCGGGGATCTGGTGCCGGCCGCGCTGCAGGCAACCCGCCGGGGCGGCACCGTCACGATCGCGGGGATCCATATGAGCGACCTGCCCTCGATGCAGTACCAGGGAAGCCTCTTCTATGAGCGAGATCTGCGCAGCGTCACGGCCAACACCCGCGCGGACGGCGCCGCATTCCTGGGCCTGGCCGAACGGCTCGGCATCCACGCCCAGGTGACGCCCTACAGGTTCCAGGACCTTCCCGTGGCGCTGGAGGACCTGCGTCGTGGCCGCGCCTCGGGCTCGCTGGTGCTGACCTTCTAG
- a CDS encoding universal stress protein produces MEHTQKSESSNVPRVLVGIDGSAGSERAFKVGLLVAKQRQWPLRLIGTFVRPVVTDDYYVRQLDQYRSEAANTVQTLLDEYSARATEAGVEVSTRTAEGDPGATLVDESQEARLAVVGKRGRNRFAGRFLGSVSGKLAAHAHCPTLVVPERWESDSETELLAPAQDRPGAEAEHEEPVSLMEESHARDHRRRSFANVTEALNFDSEIVVGVDVGDRAADVVHLAAEAAELVKAPLTLVSAAPLNAQGHWYPNTVEHNLELPNLRRRYTDHLEAMTQEVAERSPGVSVRWQFFDGSPAGVLSEASRTAELVVIGTRGHGGFSGLLLGSVSQAVLNRAVCPVLVIPTHKPHRWHRH; encoded by the coding sequence ATGGAACACACCCAGAAATCCGAAAGCAGCAACGTCCCCCGCGTGCTCGTCGGCATTGATGGCTCGGCCGGCAGCGAGCGCGCCTTCAAGGTGGGACTGCTGGTCGCCAAGCAGCGGCAGTGGCCGCTGCGTCTGATCGGGACCTTCGTCCGCCCGGTCGTCACCGATGACTACTATGTGCGTCAGCTCGATCAGTATCGATCTGAGGCCGCGAACACTGTGCAGACGCTGCTTGATGAATACTCCGCCCGCGCCACCGAGGCCGGGGTCGAGGTCAGCACGCGCACCGCGGAGGGTGACCCCGGCGCCACCTTGGTCGATGAGAGCCAGGAGGCCCGGCTCGCCGTCGTCGGCAAGCGAGGCCGCAACCGGTTCGCGGGACGTTTCCTGGGCAGCGTCTCGGGCAAGCTGGCCGCGCATGCCCACTGTCCCACCCTGGTGGTCCCGGAGCGCTGGGAGTCTGACTCCGAGACGGAGCTGCTCGCTCCCGCACAGGACCGGCCCGGTGCGGAGGCGGAGCATGAGGAGCCGGTGAGCCTGATGGAGGAGTCCCATGCCAGGGACCACCGGCGCCGGTCCTTCGCCAACGTCACCGAGGCGCTGAACTTCGACTCTGAGATCGTGGTCGGGGTCGACGTCGGCGACCGCGCGGCCGACGTCGTCCACCTGGCGGCCGAGGCCGCTGAGCTGGTGAAGGCTCCGCTGACCCTGGTCTCCGCGGCTCCGCTGAACGCGCAGGGCCACTGGTACCCCAACACGGTGGAGCACAACCTGGAACTGCCGAATCTGCGCCGACGCTATACCGACCACCTGGAAGCGATGACCCAGGAGGTGGCGGAGAGATCCCCCGGGGTCTCTGTGCGCTGGCAGTTCTTCGACGGATCCCCGGCGGGTGTCTTGTCCGAGGCCTCGCGGACCGCGGAGCTGGTGGTGATCGGGACCCGCGGACACGGCGGGTTCTCCGGGCTGCTGCTGGGCTCGGTGAGCCAGGCCGTGCTCAACCGAGCAGTCTGCCCGGTGCTGGTGATCCCCACGCATAAGCCACACCGCTGGCACAGGCACTGA
- a CDS encoding TetR/AcrR family transcriptional regulator codes for MTEARRPPARTRLLDAADRVLFEQGIRATPVDDLLREAGVSVSTLYTHFGSKDGLVAEVLDTRLHDWRMVWDRCVVAAHDDEGRLLAIFDAVATYREEQHHPAGWCAFLAAADELPSAPAAIAQVLASHTDLLTERLLHLSRPLAQNQVKAQELADEMALIYTGVLASYLRGYPGSPVEGGRRAAQAAVQARRTG; via the coding sequence ATGACGGAAGCCCGACGACCTCCCGCCCGCACCCGGCTCCTCGACGCTGCAGACCGAGTGCTCTTCGAGCAAGGCATCCGGGCGACCCCGGTCGATGACCTGCTGCGCGAGGCGGGGGTCTCTGTCTCCACCCTCTACACGCACTTCGGCAGCAAGGATGGACTCGTGGCGGAGGTCCTCGACACCAGGCTCCACGACTGGCGAATGGTGTGGGACCGTTGCGTGGTCGCGGCCCACGACGACGAAGGACGACTCCTGGCGATCTTCGACGCCGTGGCGACCTACCGCGAGGAGCAGCATCACCCCGCAGGATGGTGCGCCTTCCTCGCCGCCGCCGATGAGCTCCCAAGTGCTCCTGCGGCGATTGCGCAGGTGCTCGCCTCGCACACCGATCTCCTGACCGAGCGCCTGCTGCACCTCTCGCGGCCCCTCGCGCAGAACCAGGTCAAGGCCCAGGAGTTGGCGGATGAGATGGCTCTGATCTACACCGGGGTCCTTGCCAGCTATCTGCGCGGCTACCCGGGGTCCCCGGTGGAGGGAGGCCGACGTGCGGCGCAGGCCGCGGTGCAGGCTCGGAGAACCGGCTGA
- a CDS encoding MFS transporter translates to MRFYIFSAMSLIAATYGLARFGYGLFLPRFTETFEIGAAASGSIQAGNFLAFCLAASLAIRIDAHPRRVIICAGATAAIGAAGVAAAPNVGVFAASVVLAGAGAGFATPGLVTLTARNVIEARRESAQTIVNAGTGAGIVVAGILMFLTMSQWRLGWAAMALLIALVTLSTLISDRPDEKAPPRRSALKLRREILRPLAWPILAALLAGASSAAIFTFGREIMEEARPDQEAYSILAWMTLGAFGVLGAAAGRMAQRWTPEFAWNLTVVIMALSAVLLAGFPGITLPAFTSVALFGASYTAICGILIIWSSRIIPDRASVGTAVLFIALAIGQAAGAVLLGILMESTTTLLTFLTAGALGVAAVIPAVRLSATKSDPETVANTGKHR, encoded by the coding sequence ATGAGGTTCTACATCTTCAGCGCCATGAGCCTGATCGCAGCCACCTACGGGTTGGCTCGATTCGGCTACGGGCTGTTCCTGCCACGATTCACCGAGACCTTCGAGATCGGCGCGGCAGCCTCGGGGTCGATCCAGGCGGGGAACTTCCTCGCCTTCTGCCTGGCCGCATCGCTGGCGATCCGCATCGACGCCCATCCGCGCCGGGTGATCATCTGCGCCGGAGCAACTGCCGCGATCGGGGCGGCAGGGGTGGCAGCCGCTCCGAATGTGGGCGTCTTCGCCGCAAGCGTGGTGCTCGCCGGCGCCGGGGCCGGCTTCGCCACACCAGGCCTGGTCACCCTGACCGCGCGCAACGTCATCGAGGCGCGCCGCGAGAGTGCGCAGACGATCGTCAACGCCGGAACCGGCGCCGGAATCGTCGTCGCCGGCATCCTGATGTTCCTGACCATGAGTCAGTGGCGCCTGGGATGGGCAGCCATGGCGCTGCTGATCGCTCTGGTCACGCTCTCCACGCTGATCAGTGACCGCCCCGACGAAAAGGCCCCGCCGCGCCGGTCGGCGCTGAAGCTGCGCCGCGAGATCCTTCGGCCATTGGCCTGGCCGATCCTCGCCGCGCTGCTGGCGGGAGCATCCAGCGCCGCCATCTTCACCTTCGGGCGCGAGATCATGGAGGAGGCCCGCCCCGATCAGGAGGCCTATTCCATCCTCGCCTGGATGACCCTGGGGGCCTTCGGCGTGCTCGGCGCAGCCGCCGGCCGCATGGCCCAGCGGTGGACCCCCGAGTTCGCCTGGAACCTGACCGTGGTGATCATGGCATTGAGCGCGGTCCTGCTGGCGGGCTTCCCCGGCATCACCCTCCCGGCCTTCACCTCGGTCGCGCTCTTCGGCGCCAGCTACACCGCGATCTGCGGAATCCTCATCATCTGGTCCTCCCGGATCATCCCGGATCGGGCCTCAGTGGGCACGGCCGTGCTGTTCATCGCACTGGCCATCGGACAGGCTGCCGGCGCCGTGCTGCTCGGGATCCTCATGGAATCCACCACCACCCTTCTCACCTTCCTTACAGCCGGGGCGCTCGGCGTCGCCGCGGTGATCCCAGCCGTGCGACTCAGTGCCACAAAAAGCGACCCAGAAACGGTTGCGAACACAGGCAAACACAGATAA
- a CDS encoding DeoR/GlpR family DNA-binding transcription regulator, with the protein MTLLAPERHERILDRLRRSGTITVQEIADDLQVTKETVRRDLDQLEIAGSLQRVHGGAVASSAPSRRETSLRQRQNEHSRQKRAIAREALSFVPSSPDASVLLDAGTTTEALADLLGAETQERHTRFVTTSSVPIAQKLAEVSSLDVEVLGGKVRGITGAVVGAQAVATLSRRQADVAFIGTNGVDAGFGLSTPDTAEAAVKSGLVHAARQVVLLADSSKLGQRTLVQFATLEEIDVLITDDAPHPELAHALQDADVRVLVAVTP; encoded by the coding sequence ATGACACTGCTCGCCCCCGAGCGGCACGAGCGGATCCTCGACCGGCTGCGCCGCAGCGGCACCATCACGGTCCAGGAGATCGCCGATGACCTCCAGGTCACCAAGGAGACTGTCCGCCGTGACCTCGACCAGCTCGAGATCGCCGGTTCACTCCAGCGGGTCCATGGCGGCGCCGTCGCCAGTTCCGCGCCTTCGCGCCGGGAGACCTCGCTGCGGCAGCGGCAGAACGAACACTCCCGCCAGAAGCGCGCCATCGCCCGGGAGGCCTTGAGCTTCGTGCCCTCCTCCCCGGATGCCTCCGTGCTGCTCGACGCCGGCACCACCACCGAGGCGCTCGCCGATCTGCTCGGTGCCGAGACCCAGGAGCGGCACACCCGGTTCGTGACCACCAGCTCGGTCCCGATCGCGCAGAAGCTGGCAGAGGTCAGCTCCCTGGACGTGGAGGTGCTCGGCGGGAAGGTCCGCGGGATCACCGGCGCCGTGGTGGGCGCGCAGGCCGTGGCCACACTCTCCCGGCGCCAGGCCGATGTCGCCTTCATCGGCACCAACGGGGTGGATGCCGGCTTCGGCCTGTCCACCCCGGACACGGCAGAGGCCGCGGTGAAGTCCGGACTGGTCCACGCCGCCCGCCAGGTGGTCCTGCTGGCAGATTCCAGCAAGCTCGGGCAACGCACCCTCGTACAGTTCGCAACCCTGGAGGAGATCGATGTGCTGATCACCGATGACGCACCGCACCCGGAGCTGGCCCACGCCCTGCAGGATGCCGATGTCCGAGTCCTGGTGGCGGTGACCCCATGA
- a CDS encoding 1-phosphofructokinase family hexose kinase, whose amino-acid sequence MIVTFTPNPSLDKTLELDAPLRPGAVQRAIGHTAEPGGKGVNISRALTAAGTPSVAVLPGDPKDPVLLALQELGVPARALPLGAPLRTNTAITDPQGVTTKINEPGPAFDAALTDALLQLLLQASAGASWVALAGSLPPGVPVDFYAQAITALRSSFGDQAPLIALDTSGEPMAAALPAEPDLIKPNAEELLELHAAFAGSVAPDASGAQRLAEELETDPARAVQLATELQHHGARAALVTLGAHGAVLIPRLTRRDDDRAPVALRAWGPPIVPRSTVGAGDASLAGFLAAAQAGASETDSLKHAMAMGRAAAELPGSIMPTPHHLSTETLSTEHLILNPSTTTVNVETP is encoded by the coding sequence ATGATCGTGACCTTCACCCCCAACCCGAGCCTGGACAAGACGCTCGAACTCGACGCTCCGCTGCGCCCCGGCGCGGTGCAGCGCGCCATCGGGCACACCGCAGAGCCTGGCGGCAAGGGCGTGAACATCTCGCGCGCGCTCACCGCAGCCGGCACCCCGTCGGTGGCGGTGCTCCCGGGCGACCCGAAGGATCCGGTGCTGCTCGCCCTGCAGGAGCTCGGCGTCCCGGCGCGGGCGCTGCCGCTGGGCGCTCCGCTGCGCACCAACACCGCGATCACCGATCCGCAGGGCGTGACCACCAAGATCAACGAGCCCGGGCCGGCGTTCGACGCCGCGCTCACCGATGCGCTGCTTCAGCTGCTGCTTCAGGCCTCGGCCGGCGCGTCCTGGGTGGCCCTGGCGGGGTCGCTTCCGCCGGGAGTCCCGGTGGACTTCTACGCCCAGGCGATCACCGCACTGCGCAGCAGCTTCGGAGACCAGGCACCGCTAATCGCCCTGGACACCTCCGGGGAGCCGATGGCCGCCGCTCTGCCCGCGGAGCCGGATCTGATCAAGCCCAACGCCGAGGAGCTCCTTGAGCTGCATGCCGCCTTCGCTGGATCCGTCGCGCCTGACGCCTCGGGTGCTCAGCGACTCGCCGAGGAGCTCGAGACCGACCCGGCCCGCGCCGTGCAGCTGGCCACCGAGCTTCAGCATCACGGGGCTCGTGCCGCGCTGGTCACCCTCGGCGCCCATGGCGCGGTGCTCATCCCTCGGCTGACCCGCCGGGACGACGACCGTGCACCTGTTGCGCTGCGCGCCTGGGGGCCACCGATCGTGCCGCGTTCCACCGTGGGCGCCGGTGATGCCTCACTGGCGGGCTTCCTCGCCGCCGCCCAGGCCGGCGCCTCCGAGACCGATTCACTCAAGCACGCCATGGCCATGGGACGAGCCGCCGCAGAGCTGCCCGGCTCCATCATGCCGACCCCGCACCACCTCAGCACCGAAACACTCAGCACCGAACACCTCATCCTCAATCCGAGCACCACTACTGTGAATGTGGAGACACCATGA